A stretch of DNA from Nitrospinota bacterium:
GCCCGGGCCAGGGGGAGCTCGAGGGTCTGGAGCCTAGGGGCCGGACGGTGGCCGATACGGGCCACCAGGGGGTCCAGGAGGAGGTAGGCGTTGGTGAGGCAGGAGGTCGGGTAGCCGGGCATCCCGACCAAAAGCTGGCGGCTCCCTTTCCTGCGGGCCATCAGGGTCGGTTTTCCGGGCTTGACCGCAATCCCTTGGAAGAGGAGTGAGCCCACCTCACTGAAGACCTCGGCCAGCAGGTCCCGCTCGCCCACCGAGGAGCCACCCGTCAGAATGAGGAGGTCTGCCTCGGGG
This window harbors:
- a CDS encoding molybdenum cofactor biosynthesis protein → PEADLLILTGGSSVGERDLLAEVFSEVGSLLFQGIAVKPGKPTLMARRKGSRQLLVGMPGYPTSCLTNAYLLLDPLVARIGHRPAPRLQTLELPLARAVSGGLGRLQILTVAVVGGQAHPVFKTSGAITSMSEADGYIEIPADSPGLEADTPVLVKLF